One Streptomyces sp. L2 genomic window carries:
- a CDS encoding C4-type zinc ribbon domain-containing protein, with protein sequence MNAAPADQIRLLDVQALDVRLQQLAHKRKSLPEHAEIESLTKDLTQLRDLLVAAQTEESDCAREQTKAEQDVDQVRRRAARDQQRLDSGAVTSPKDLSNLQHEIASLAKRQGDLEDIVLEVMERREGAQERVAELTERVGSVQSKIDDATGRRDTVFEELDAEASSVTKEREVIAGSVPADLLKLYDKLREQQGGIGAAKLYQRTCQGCRQELAITELNEIRSAAPDTVVRCENCRRILVRTAESGL encoded by the coding sequence CTGAACGCCGCGCCCGCCGACCAGATCCGACTCCTCGACGTCCAGGCCCTCGACGTCCGCCTGCAGCAGCTCGCGCACAAGCGGAAGTCGCTGCCCGAGCACGCCGAGATCGAGTCGCTGACCAAGGACCTCACGCAGCTGCGCGACCTGCTCGTGGCCGCGCAGACCGAGGAGAGCGACTGCGCCCGCGAGCAGACGAAGGCCGAGCAGGACGTGGACCAGGTGCGCCGGCGCGCCGCCCGCGACCAGCAGCGCCTGGACTCCGGCGCGGTCACCTCGCCGAAGGACCTGTCCAACCTCCAGCACGAGATCGCCTCCCTCGCCAAGCGGCAGGGCGACCTGGAGGACATCGTCCTGGAGGTCATGGAGCGCCGCGAGGGCGCGCAGGAGCGGGTCGCCGAGCTGACCGAGCGGGTCGGTTCCGTGCAGTCGAAGATCGACGACGCGACCGGCCGCCGGGACACGGTGTTCGAGGAACTCGACGCCGAGGCCTCCTCGGTCACCAAGGAGCGCGAGGTCATCGCCGGCTCCGTCCCCGCGGACCTGCTCAAGCTGTACGACAAGCTGCGCGAGCAGCAGGGCGGCATCGGCGCGGCCAAGCTGTACCAGCGCACCTGCCAGGGCTGCCGCCAGGAGCTGGCGATCACCGAGCTGAACGAGATCCGCTCGGCCGCGCCGGACACCGTGGTCCGCTGCGAGAACTGCCGCCGCATCCTGGTGCGCACGGCCGAGTCGGGTCTGTAG
- a CDS encoding bifunctional RNase H/acid phosphatase has translation MREFIVEADGGSRGNPGPAGYGAVVIDAATGETLAEAAEYLGVVTNNVAEYRGLLAGLSAAHALDPMARVHVRMDSKLVVEQMSGRWKIKHPDMKPLATQARAAHPPTHVTYEWIPRSQNTHADRLANEAMDAGPPPGTATTHAAGATTATHAAETATADSAAPEQAPPSPLAAGSAAAESASPPHAAAGSAAAEPPTSPHAAAGNRAAGAARVGAAAPHSEQHPSPPTDPHQHTPAHRNPAPTTSHQHTPAHQNPAPTQSTRGWSKAPDLGAPTTLVLLRHGETPLTPQKRFSGSGGTNPSLSDAGRDQAHRAATALAARGTIQAVVASPLARTQETARIVAARLGLDVETDDGLRETDFGAWEGLTFGEVHTRHPDDLTAWLADPEAHPTGGGESFAETAVRIAAARDRLIAARAGRTVLLVTHVTPVKTLIQLALGAPPESLFRMELSAASLSAVAYYADGNASVRLFNDTSHLRA, from the coding sequence GTGCGGGAGTTCATCGTCGAGGCCGACGGCGGGTCACGGGGCAACCCCGGGCCCGCCGGCTACGGCGCGGTCGTGATCGACGCGGCGACGGGGGAGACCCTGGCGGAGGCCGCCGAGTACCTCGGTGTCGTCACCAACAACGTCGCCGAGTACCGCGGCCTCCTCGCCGGCCTGAGCGCCGCCCACGCCCTGGACCCCATGGCCCGCGTCCACGTCCGCATGGACTCCAAGCTGGTCGTCGAGCAGATGTCGGGCCGCTGGAAGATCAAACACCCCGACATGAAGCCCCTCGCCACCCAGGCCCGAGCCGCCCACCCCCCGACCCACGTCACCTACGAGTGGATCCCCCGCTCCCAGAACACCCACGCGGACCGCCTGGCCAACGAGGCGATGGACGCGGGCCCACCCCCCGGCACGGCAACCACTCACGCCGCCGGCGCAACCACGGCCACTCACGCCGCCGAAACCGCGACGGCGGACAGCGCCGCCCCCGAGCAGGCCCCCCCATCCCCGCTAGCCGCCGGCAGCGCCGCCGCCGAGTCGGCCTCCCCACCCCACGCAGCTGCGGGCAGCGCCGCTGCCGAGCCGCCCACCTCACCCCACGCAGCTGCGGGCAATCGTGCCGCTGGGGCGGCACGGGTGGGCGCAGCGGCACCTCACAGCGAGCAGCACCCATCCCCCCCGACCGACCCGCACCAGCACACCCCGGCCCACCGGAACCCCGCCCCAACCACCTCGCACCAGCACACCCCGGCCCACCAGAACCCCGCCCCGACCCAGTCCACCCGGGGTTGGTCCAAAGCCCCGGACCTCGGCGCCCCCACCACCCTCGTCCTCCTGCGCCACGGCGAAACCCCCCTGACCCCCCAGAAACGCTTCTCCGGCAGCGGCGGCACCAACCCCTCCCTCTCCGACGCCGGCCGCGACCAGGCCCACCGCGCCGCCACCGCCCTCGCCGCCCGCGGCACGATCCAGGCCGTCGTCGCCTCCCCCCTCGCCCGCACCCAGGAGACCGCCCGCATCGTCGCCGCACGCCTCGGCCTGGACGTGGAGACGGACGACGGCCTCAGGGAGACCGACTTCGGCGCCTGGGAGGGCCTCACCTTCGGCGAGGTCCACACCCGCCACCCCGACGACCTCACCGCCTGGCTCGCCGACCCGGAGGCCCACCCCACCGGCGGCGGCGAGAGCTTCGCCGAGACGGCCGTGCGCATCGCCGCCGCCCGCGACCGCCTGATCGCGGCTCGCGCCGGCCGCACGGTCCTCCTGGTCACGCACGTCACCCCGGTCAAGACCCTGATCCAGCTCGCCCTGGGCGCCCCACCGGAGTCCCTGTTCCGCATGGAACTCTCGGCGGCCTCCCTCTCGGCCGTGGCCTACTACGCGGACGGCAACGCGAGCGTCCGGCTCTTCAACGACACGTCCCACCTGCGCGCCTAG
- the eda gene encoding bifunctional 4-hydroxy-2-oxoglutarate aldolase/2-dehydro-3-deoxy-phosphogluconate aldolase has protein sequence MTPSPSAASVLDLAPVVPVVVVSDASRAVPLARALVAGGLPAIEVTLRTPAAPDAIRSIAEEVPDAVVGAGTVLTPEQVTRCVDAGARFLVSPGWTDALLAAMRGAGVPFLPGVSTASEVVALLERGVREMKFFPAQAAGGTAYLTSLAGPLPQARFCPTGGIGPTTAPEYLALPNVGCVGGSWMVPADAVAAGDWGRVEALARAAAALGAPRRAGGTCR, from the coding sequence ATGACGCCCTCCCCTTCGGCTGCCTCCGTGCTGGATCTCGCGCCCGTCGTGCCCGTGGTGGTCGTGTCCGACGCCTCCCGGGCCGTACCGCTGGCGCGGGCGCTGGTGGCCGGCGGGCTGCCCGCGATCGAGGTGACGCTGCGGACCCCGGCCGCGCCGGACGCGATCCGGTCGATCGCCGAGGAGGTACCGGACGCGGTGGTCGGTGCGGGCACGGTCCTCACCCCCGAGCAGGTGACGCGGTGCGTGGACGCCGGGGCGCGGTTCCTGGTCAGCCCGGGGTGGACGGACGCGCTGCTGGCGGCGATGCGGGGGGCCGGGGTGCCGTTCCTGCCCGGGGTGTCGACCGCTTCGGAGGTGGTCGCGCTGCTGGAGCGCGGGGTGCGGGAGATGAAGTTCTTCCCGGCGCAGGCGGCGGGCGGGACGGCGTATCTGACGTCACTGGCCGGGCCGCTGCCGCAGGCCCGCTTCTGCCCGACGGGCGGGATCGGGCCGACGACCGCGCCCGAGTACCTGGCGCTGCCCAACGTCGGGTGTGTGGGCGGGAGTTGGATGGTGCCGGCGGACGCCGTCGCCGCCGGGGACTGGGGCCGGGTGGAGGCGCTGGCGCGGGCCGCGGCGGCGCTGGGCGCGCCTAGGCGCGCAGGTGGGACGTGTCGTTGA
- the yaaA gene encoding peroxide stress protein YaaA: protein MLVLLPPSEGKAPSGKGAPLKPESLSLPGLSAAREAVLDELVELCAADEEKAREVLGLSEGLRGEVAKNTGLRTAGARPAGEIYTGVLYDALGLATLDAAAKRRAAGSLLVFSGLWGAVRVTDRIPSYRCSMGVKLPGLGALAGHWRAPMAEVLPEAAGGGLVLDLRSAAYAAAWKPKGEVAGRTATVRVLHAPTRKVVSHFNKATKGRIVRSLLSAGTAPKKPAELVEALRDLGYVVEAEAPGKDGKPWALDVLVDEIH, encoded by the coding sequence GTGCTGGTCCTGCTGCCGCCCTCGGAAGGCAAGGCGCCCTCCGGGAAGGGCGCCCCGCTGAAGCCCGAGTCGCTGTCCCTGCCGGGGCTTTCGGCCGCGCGGGAGGCCGTGCTCGACGAACTGGTCGAGCTGTGCGCCGCCGACGAGGAGAAGGCGCGTGAGGTGCTGGGGCTGAGCGAGGGGCTGCGCGGGGAGGTCGCGAAGAACACCGGACTCCGGACGGCCGGGGCGCGGCCCGCCGGGGAGATCTACACCGGTGTCCTGTACGACGCCCTCGGCCTGGCCACGCTGGACGCGGCGGCGAAGCGGCGGGCGGCGGGCTCGCTGCTGGTCTTCTCGGGGCTGTGGGGGGCGGTGCGGGTCACGGACCGTATCCCCTCCTACCGCTGCTCGATGGGCGTGAAGCTGCCCGGGCTCGGCGCGCTGGCGGGGCACTGGCGGGCGCCGATGGCCGAGGTGCTGCCGGAGGCCGCGGGCGGCGGGCTGGTGCTGGACCTGCGGTCGGCGGCGTACGCGGCGGCGTGGAAGCCGAAGGGCGAGGTCGCCGGGCGGACCGCGACCGTACGGGTGCTGCACGCGCCGACCCGGAAGGTCGTCAGCCACTTCAACAAGGCGACCAAGGGCCGGATCGTACGGAGCCTGCTGTCGGCCGGGACCGCGCCGAAGAAGCCGGCGGAGCTGGTGGAAGCGCTGCGGGACCTGGGGTACGTGGTGGAGGCGGAGGCGCCGGGCAAGGACGGGAAGCCGTGGGCGCTGGATGTGCTGGTGGACGAGATCCACTGA
- a CDS encoding RNB domain-containing ribonuclease encodes MPRRPIRVTGTPEAPLRAALTALRAELGVPETFPAEAQAEAEQSAKAPALTSHDSHDATDLPFFTLDPPARRPPPPFQRVAARPPLDSTDLDQATHLSRHGTGYRVRYAIADVAAFVVPGGHLDAETHRRVNTLYFPDERVPLHPAVLSEGAASLLPDGVRPAVLWTIDLDADGRTGAVDVRRALVRSRARLDYATVQQRIDSGRAEEPLALLKEIGEARERLEVERGGISLNVPEQEITEQDHTYHLAYRAPLPAEGWNAQLSLLTGMAAADLMLAHGTGVLRTLPVAPDGAVARLRRTAVALHVDWPHHLSYAGLIRGLDPHRPNHAAFLQECTTLLRGAGYTVFRDGVLPGITTHSAVAAPYAHCTAPLRRLVDRYASEICLAAVAGQAPPDWVLAALPALPHEMADGARRAGTVERECVDIVEAALLKDRVGEVFDGCVVELSDHQPTVGTVQLDSPAVIGRIEGEHLPLGRRLRVRLTRADPGTAKILFAPA; translated from the coding sequence ATGCCCCGCCGCCCCATCCGCGTGACCGGCACCCCCGAGGCCCCCCTCAGGGCCGCCCTCACCGCGCTCCGAGCCGAACTCGGCGTCCCGGAGACCTTCCCCGCCGAGGCGCAGGCGGAGGCCGAGCAGTCGGCGAAGGCCCCCGCCCTCACCTCCCACGACTCCCACGACGCCACCGACCTCCCCTTCTTCACTCTCGACCCTCCCGCCCGTCGCCCGCCACCACCCTTCCAAAGAGTCGCTGCGCGACCACCTCTTGATTCCACCGACCTCGACCAGGCCACCCACCTCTCCCGGCACGGCACCGGCTACCGCGTCCGGTACGCCATCGCCGACGTCGCCGCCTTCGTCGTACCCGGCGGCCACCTCGACGCCGAGACGCACCGCCGGGTGAACACCCTCTACTTCCCCGACGAACGCGTCCCGCTGCACCCCGCCGTGCTCAGCGAGGGCGCCGCGAGCCTGCTCCCGGACGGCGTCCGCCCGGCGGTGCTGTGGACGATCGACCTGGACGCGGACGGCCGTACCGGCGCTGTCGACGTACGCCGGGCCCTGGTCCGCAGCCGCGCCCGGCTGGACTACGCGACCGTGCAGCAGCGGATCGACAGCGGCCGGGCCGAGGAACCGCTCGCCCTCCTCAAGGAGATCGGCGAGGCCCGCGAGCGGCTGGAGGTCGAACGCGGCGGCATCTCCCTGAACGTGCCCGAGCAGGAGATCACCGAGCAGGACCACACCTACCACCTCGCCTACCGCGCCCCGCTGCCCGCCGAGGGCTGGAACGCCCAGCTCTCCCTGCTCACCGGCATGGCCGCCGCCGACCTGATGCTGGCCCACGGCACCGGCGTCCTGCGCACCCTCCCGGTCGCCCCGGACGGCGCCGTCGCCCGGCTGCGCCGTACCGCCGTCGCCCTGCACGTCGACTGGCCGCACCACCTGTCGTACGCGGGCCTCATCCGCGGCCTCGACCCGCACCGCCCGAACCACGCGGCCTTCCTCCAGGAGTGCACCACCCTCCTGCGCGGCGCCGGCTACACCGTCTTCCGGGATGGCGTCCTGCCCGGCATCACCACCCACTCCGCCGTCGCCGCCCCCTACGCCCACTGCACGGCACCGCTGCGCCGCCTCGTCGACCGCTACGCCTCCGAGATCTGCCTCGCCGCCGTAGCCGGGCAGGCCCCGCCCGACTGGGTGCTCGCCGCGCTCCCCGCTCTCCCGCACGAGATGGCCGACGGCGCCCGGCGCGCGGGCACGGTCGAACGGGAGTGCGTCGACATCGTCGAGGCCGCCCTGCTCAAGGACCGGGTGGGGGAGGTCTTCGACGGCTGCGTGGTCGAACTCTCCGACCACCAGCCGACCGTCGGCACCGTCCAGCTGGACTCCCCGGCGGTCATCGGCCGCATCGAGGGCGAGCACCTGCCGCTCGGCCGGCGCCTGCGGGTCCGCCTCACCCGGGCGGACCCGGGCACGGCGAAGATCCTGTTCGCACCCGCGTGA
- a CDS encoding FAD-dependent oxidoreductase yields the protein MTDYDVVVAGAGPVGLFLACELRLGGARVLAVERLTEVDETIKAGSVNVPSAVSFYRRGLLPELNAVWEAALEHLRAFRDRQGEKGEPARPPAKFLGHFAGIMMGADLFDGSDPAWADLGPAREAGLVVPQAELERILGRRAAELGVEVRRGVEVTGFEADDDGVTVRTGRGPVRAGWLVGCDGGRSTVRKLAGFGFPGTDPEITGYQAIVEMTGDERLLPGWNTTDVGTYVHGPFPGRILTVEFDGPPADRSAAVTAEELQASLRRVTGVPEVSVEKVVSATRFTDNARQVSEYRKGRVLLAGDAAHVHSPFGGQGLNLGIGDAMNLGWKLAAVVAGRAPETLLDSYTAERHPIGAWVLDWTRAQIAVMRPDPHARALRRVMTDLAHTTDGTTHLVTRISGIWQHYDLPGGHPLTGRSAPDLALTDGTRLGDHLHTGRALLLDLADDGALRARAEGYADRLDVRTVACPERPRLAALFVRPDGFVAWAADTAEGTDGTKAQELGDALRQWLGERDPVGAP from the coding sequence GTGACGGATTACGACGTGGTGGTGGCCGGTGCGGGGCCGGTGGGGCTCTTCCTCGCGTGCGAGCTGCGGCTGGGCGGGGCTCGGGTGCTGGCCGTGGAGCGGCTCACCGAGGTGGACGAGACGATCAAGGCCGGCTCGGTCAACGTGCCGAGCGCGGTGTCGTTCTACCGGCGGGGCCTGCTGCCGGAGCTGAACGCGGTGTGGGAGGCGGCGCTGGAGCACCTGCGCGCCTTCAGGGACCGTCAGGGGGAGAAGGGCGAACCGGCCCGTCCGCCGGCGAAGTTCCTCGGCCACTTCGCCGGGATCATGATGGGCGCGGACCTGTTCGACGGCTCCGACCCCGCCTGGGCCGACCTCGGCCCCGCCCGTGAGGCCGGCCTCGTCGTGCCGCAGGCCGAGCTGGAGCGGATCCTGGGCCGCCGGGCCGCCGAGCTGGGCGTCGAGGTGCGCCGGGGCGTGGAGGTGACCGGCTTCGAGGCCGACGACGACGGGGTGACCGTACGGACGGGCAGGGGCCCGGTGCGGGCCGGCTGGCTGGTCGGCTGCGACGGCGGCCGGAGCACGGTCCGCAAGCTCGCCGGGTTCGGCTTCCCCGGCACCGACCCGGAGATCACCGGCTACCAGGCGATCGTCGAGATGACCGGCGACGAGCGGCTCCTGCCCGGCTGGAACACCACGGACGTGGGGACGTACGTCCACGGTCCCTTCCCCGGCCGCATCCTCACCGTGGAGTTCGACGGGCCCCCCGCCGACCGGTCCGCGGCGGTCACCGCCGAGGAGTTGCAGGCGAGCCTGCGCCGGGTGACGGGGGTGCCCGAGGTGAGCGTCGAGAAGGTCGTCTCGGCGACGCGGTTCACGGACAACGCCCGCCAGGTCTCCGAGTACCGCAAGGGCCGGGTGCTGCTCGCCGGGGACGCGGCCCATGTGCACTCGCCGTTCGGCGGGCAGGGGCTCAACCTCGGCATCGGCGACGCGATGAACCTGGGCTGGAAGCTCGCCGCCGTGGTGGCCGGGCGGGCGCCGGAGACGCTGCTCGACAGCTACACCGCCGAACGGCATCCCATCGGCGCCTGGGTGCTCGACTGGACCCGGGCGCAGATCGCGGTGATGCGGCCCGACCCGCACGCCCGCGCCCTGCGCCGCGTGATGACCGACCTGGCGCACACCACCGACGGCACCACCCACCTGGTCACGCGGATCTCGGGCATCTGGCAGCACTACGACCTTCCCGGCGGCCACCCGCTGACCGGCCGCAGCGCCCCCGACCTCGCCCTGACCGACGGCACCCGGCTCGGCGACCACCTGCACACCGGCCGCGCCCTGCTGCTCGACCTCGCCGACGACGGCGCGCTGCGCGCCCGCGCCGAGGGGTACGCCGACCGGCTGGACGTCCGCACCGTCGCCTGCCCGGAACGGCCCCGTCTCGCCGCCCTGTTCGTCCGCCCGGACGGCTTCGTGGCCTGGGCGGCGGACACCGCGGAGGGCACGGACGGCACGAAGGCGCAGGAGTTGGGCGATGCCCTGCGTCAGTGGCTGGGCGAGCGGGACCCGGTCGGCGCCCCCTGA
- a CDS encoding TetR/AcrR family transcriptional regulator, whose protein sequence is MDESPPQEPRSLRERKKRQTRQRISDIATLLFRERGFDKVTVAEVAAAAGVSTMTVFNYFPRKEDLFLDRIPEAAALFAGAVRDRAPGEPPLAALRRLTLRLLDERHPLGGVGETLPPFWRIVAASPALRARAREGLDEVETALAAALTEAASADPGVPAADPVLLAALTIAAYRTVVTASLRRLSAGDPVEEVAEDHRARLGSAFDALERMTG, encoded by the coding sequence ATGGACGAGTCCCCGCCCCAGGAGCCGCGGTCCCTGCGCGAACGCAAGAAGAGACAGACCCGGCAGCGGATCTCGGACATCGCCACGCTCCTGTTCCGCGAGCGCGGCTTCGACAAGGTGACCGTGGCGGAAGTGGCAGCCGCCGCTGGAGTCTCCACGATGACCGTCTTCAACTACTTCCCGCGCAAGGAGGACCTGTTCCTCGACCGCATCCCCGAGGCCGCCGCCCTGTTCGCCGGCGCCGTACGCGACCGCGCGCCGGGCGAACCCCCGCTCGCCGCGCTGCGCCGCCTCACCCTCCGCCTCCTCGACGAACGGCACCCGCTGGGCGGGGTGGGGGAGACGCTCCCGCCGTTCTGGCGGATCGTCGCCGCGTCACCCGCGCTGCGGGCCCGCGCCCGCGAGGGCCTCGACGAGGTCGAGACGGCCCTGGCCGCGGCCCTCACCGAAGCGGCCTCCGCCGACCCGGGCGTGCCGGCGGCCGACCCCGTCCTCCTCGCCGCGCTCACGATCGCCGCGTACCGCACGGTGGTCACCGCCTCCCTGCGCCGCCTGTCCGCCGGGGATCCCGTGGAGGAGGTGGCCGAGGACCACCGGGCGCGACTGGGGTCGGCGTTCGACGCGCTGGAGCGGATGACGGGCTAG
- a CDS encoding AraC family transcriptional regulator has translation MAEQALWTRARLGRCGPPLDLLTANFRRHTYAPHAHDEYTIGVCVGGSEIIDYRGGHIRTGPGSIVVLDPGEMHTGGPQNATDGYAYRALYADPSLLADGTLGGLPHFREPLLDDPELTAALCRAHTELSACPDSLEAESRLPWLLTALARRHSTARSAPDLIPGAGAIARTVRDRLADELTAPPSLALLASDLGLSRYQLLRAFRTTMGIPPYAWLAQHRVARARELLAAGLRPAEVAPLVGFADQAHLTRWFRRVLGVTPAAYRNSVQDSRR, from the coding sequence ATGGCAGAACAGGCGCTGTGGACGAGGGCCCGGCTGGGCCGCTGCGGCCCCCCGCTCGACCTGCTCACCGCGAACTTCCGCCGGCACACCTACGCCCCGCACGCCCACGACGAGTACACGATCGGCGTCTGCGTCGGCGGCTCCGAGATCATCGACTACCGGGGCGGCCACATCCGCACCGGCCCCGGCTCGATCGTCGTCCTCGACCCCGGCGAGATGCACACCGGCGGCCCCCAGAACGCCACCGACGGGTACGCCTACCGCGCCCTGTACGCCGACCCGTCCCTCCTGGCCGACGGCACCCTCGGCGGCCTCCCGCACTTCCGCGAGCCCCTCCTCGACGACCCAGAGCTGACCGCCGCCCTGTGCCGCGCCCACACCGAACTCAGCGCCTGCCCCGATTCGTTGGAGGCCGAGTCCCGCCTGCCCTGGCTGCTGACCGCCCTGGCCCGCCGCCACTCCACGGCACGTTCGGCGCCCGACCTCATTCCCGGCGCCGGGGCGATAGCGCGCACCGTCCGCGACCGCCTGGCGGACGAACTGACGGCACCCCCCTCCCTCGCGCTCCTCGCGTCGGACCTGGGCCTGTCCCGCTACCAACTCCTCCGGGCCTTCCGTACGACCATGGGCATACCGCCGTACGCCTGGCTCGCCCAGCACCGGGTGGCCAGGGCGCGGGAGCTGCTGGCGGCCGGACTGCGCCCCGCCGAGGTCGCCCCCCTCGTGGGCTTCGCGGACCAGGCCCACCTGACCCGCTGGTTCCGCCGGGTGCTCGGGGTGACGCCGGCGGCGTACCGCAACAGCGTTCAAGACTCACGCCGCTGA
- a CDS encoding ATP-binding protein: MKSQISTPRFTAPTPPRFTQLLSATPRGARLARLLTAHQLVEWGRPASSTPVESALLVVAELAANAVTHGRVRGRCFRLSLTLDTPRTLRVEVADPRGDRPPRPRDTAPTAESGRGLLLVDTLATRWGTAPYPPSGKTVWACLPLP, encoded by the coding sequence ATGAAGTCACAAATCTCCACCCCCCGGTTCACCGCTCCCACTCCGCCCCGCTTCACTCAGCTCCTCAGCGCGACGCCCCGCGGTGCCCGTCTGGCGAGGTTGTTGACGGCTCATCAGCTGGTGGAGTGGGGCCGGCCGGCCTCCAGTACGCCTGTCGAGTCGGCGCTACTCGTCGTCGCCGAGCTGGCCGCGAACGCGGTGACCCACGGCAGGGTGAGAGGCCGCTGCTTCCGCCTCAGCCTCACTCTGGACACCCCGCGCACACTCCGCGTGGAGGTCGCCGACCCCCGGGGCGACCGCCCGCCCCGGCCCCGCGACACCGCCCCCACCGCCGAGTCCGGCCGCGGCCTGCTCCTGGTCGACACGCTGGCGACCCGCTGGGGCACCGCCCCGTACCCACCGTCGGGCAAGACGGTCTGGGCCTGCCTTCCGCTGCCCTGA
- a CDS encoding helix-turn-helix transcriptional regulator, whose amino-acid sequence MSETPEPYDDGELSSDLVRAIGKQVRLLRERAGLTQKELGDRLGYSEDLISSLERGRRTPQAEFLIAADEVLGAGGMLKAVIEDIEKAKARARVRHPAWFKDYARLEREAVEINDYSCHDIPGLFQTERRIRALYEMRKPLLDEETIELRVASRLARQEILTHWPPPMISCVIDESVLRRPLGGPAVHMEQLQHLLRLAGLRNVELQIMPTERTEHAGMGGSFILLTPKGKRQVGYTEVQDSARLSTDPEEVRILAARYGSIRAQALTMQESIALIESMLGD is encoded by the coding sequence GTGTCGGAAACACCGGAGCCGTACGACGACGGTGAGTTGAGCAGTGACCTGGTGCGGGCCATCGGCAAGCAGGTGAGGCTGCTGCGCGAGCGGGCCGGGCTCACCCAGAAGGAGTTGGGGGACCGGCTCGGCTACAGCGAGGACCTCATCTCCTCGCTGGAACGGGGCAGGCGCACGCCCCAGGCCGAGTTCCTGATCGCCGCGGACGAAGTGCTGGGCGCGGGCGGCATGTTGAAGGCCGTCATCGAGGACATCGAGAAGGCCAAGGCGCGGGCTCGGGTCCGGCATCCGGCGTGGTTCAAGGATTACGCCCGGCTGGAGCGGGAGGCCGTGGAGATCAACGACTACAGCTGCCATGACATCCCCGGGCTGTTCCAGACCGAGCGACGGATCCGGGCGCTGTACGAGATGCGGAAGCCTTTGCTGGACGAGGAGACCATCGAACTCCGGGTGGCCTCGCGGCTGGCGAGGCAGGAGATCCTGACCCACTGGCCGCCACCCATGATCAGCTGCGTCATCGACGAGTCCGTGCTACGACGGCCCCTTGGCGGCCCGGCGGTGCACATGGAGCAGTTGCAGCACCTGCTCCGGCTGGCTGGTCTGCGCAATGTGGAGCTGCAGATCATGCCGACCGAGCGGACCGAACACGCCGGAATGGGCGGGTCGTTCATCCTGCTGACACCCAAGGGGAAACGGCAGGTTGGGTACACCGAGGTGCAGGACTCCGCCCGCTTGTCCACTGACCCGGAGGAAGTACGTATCCTGGCCGCACGCTACGGAAGCATCAGGGCTCAGGCGCTCACCATGCAGGAGTCCATCGCCTTGATCGAGAGCATGCTGGGGGATTGA
- a CDS encoding DUF397 domain-containing protein gives MSTAEPEHLAWFKSSYSGNEGGACLEVALAWVKSSYSGNEGGECLEAAATPHAVHIRDSKAPARAQLRFGAPQWTAFVRFAGTR, from the coding sequence ATGAGCACCGCCGAGCCCGAGCACCTGGCCTGGTTCAAAAGCAGCTACAGCGGCAACGAGGGTGGCGCTTGCCTGGAAGTCGCACTTGCCTGGGTAAAAAGCAGCTACAGCGGCAACGAGGGCGGCGAATGCCTCGAAGCCGCCGCCACCCCCCACGCCGTCCACATCCGGGACTCCAAGGCCCCCGCCCGTGCCCAACTGCGCTTTGGCGCCCCGCAGTGGACCGCCTTCGTGAGGTTCGCCGGAACCCGCTGA
- a CDS encoding MazG-like family protein: protein MTDDTHHPDLWTSVDDLWTRLEATRAHAGREGVLLRILKLSEEVGEVAEAVIGATGQNPRKGVTHTWDDVQSELCDVAITALVALRTLTPEARAVFEEHLSAVRQRPLGPRDQAPR, encoded by the coding sequence ATGACCGACGACACACACCACCCGGACCTGTGGACCTCCGTCGACGACCTCTGGACCCGCCTGGAGGCGACCCGCGCGCACGCCGGCCGGGAAGGCGTCCTGCTCCGCATCCTGAAACTCTCCGAGGAGGTCGGCGAGGTGGCCGAGGCGGTCATCGGCGCGACCGGCCAGAACCCCCGCAAGGGCGTCACCCACACCTGGGACGACGTCCAGTCCGAACTCTGCGACGTGGCCATCACCGCGCTGGTGGCGCTCCGCACGCTGACACCGGAGGCACGGGCGGTGTTCGAGGAGCACCTGTCGGCCGTACGGCAGCGACCGCTCGGGCCGCGTGACCAGGCTCCGCGCTGA